CATTACCTGGACGTAACCATAAATGATACGTGTTACTTAAAATAATCCCTGCACCCATTGCCTTCAATTCTTCCGGAGCCATCGTTTTGACCGTAGCTTGTGTTCCGACTGGCATGAAAGCAGGAGTTTCAAATGAACCGTGTGGCGTGTGAACAATTCCAAGTCGCGCACCCGTTTGTTTACATGTTTTGATATGTTCGTACGTAATAGCTGCCAATTAACCTCGTTCCTTTCTTGTAGCTGGGCGAATAAACATCGCGTCGCCAAAACTGAAAAATCGATACTGCTCTTTCACGGCTTGTTCATATGCATGCATGACATGATCACGTCCGGCAAATGCGGACAACAGCATCAATAGTGTAGATTTTGGCAAGTGGAAATTCGTCACCAAACCATCAATTGCTTTAAATTCATACCCAGGATAAATAAATATCGAAGTCCAGCCGCTTGCTGCGACGACTTCCCCATTATTCTCTGAAGCGATGGTTTCAAGCGTCCGTGTAGACGTCGTACCGACCGCCACTACATTGCCGCCATTCGCTTTTGTCTCACGAACGAGTGCTGCTGTCTCTTCCGTCATGACATAGTATTCTGCATGCATCGTGTGATCTTCAATTGAATCTACACTAACAGGACGGAATGTACCTAGTCCAACGTGCAACGTAATGAATGCGATCTGCACGCCTTTTTCACGCAATGCATCCAAGATTTCATCTGTAAAATGCAAGCCTGCTGTAGGTGCTGCCGCAGATCCACGCTCTTTTGCGAAAACGGTTTGATAGCGCGTCTGATCTTCTAATGTCTCAGTAATATATGGAGGCAATGGCATCTGTCCAAGCTGATCGAGCAATTCATAGAAAATGCCGTCATAACTAAATTTGAATTCGCGCCCACCTTGTTCACCGAGTGCGGTACATTCAGCCTGCAACAAGCCGTCACCAAACGTCACGACCGTCCCTACTTTTATACGTTTTGAAGGCTTGACCAACGTTTCCCAGCGGTCATCACCTGTCTCTTTTAATAACAATACTTCAATCGTTGCGCCAGTTTCTTCTTTCGTCCCGATCAAACGCGCCGGCAATACTTTTGTGTCGTTCAACACTAGCAAGTCCCCTGCTTCTAGTTCATCCACTAAATCCCGGAAATGCTTATGTGTAACCGTACCGTTATCACGCCCCATGACGAGTAAACGGCTCGCTGTGCGATCCAAAAGCGGTGTTTGGGCAATTAAATGTTCTGGTAAATCAAAATCAAAGTCTTCTACTTCCATCTTGCTAACTCCTATCTGTCACTCAGGAAGCGGATAGCCGAAATGCTCGTAAGCCTTTTCCGTCGCCATCCGACCTCTTGATGTACGTTGAATAAATCCCATTTGTAATAAATACGGCTCATAAACGTCTTCGATCGTCACCGACTCTTCCCCAATACTTGCAGCAAGTGTATCGATGCCGACTGGCCCCCCACGGAACCGTTCAATCATGCTGTGAAGCAACTGATGGTCGATTTGATCGAGTCCATGATGATCCACTTGTAACATATCGAGCGCTTCTTGTGCAATCGAATGTGTAATGATTCCGTTCCCGCGCACTTGTGCATAATCGCGCACTCTTCGCAATAGACGATTGGCAATACGCGGTGTTCCGCGAGAGCGTTTCGCCAGTTCGACAGCTGCCTGCGGATCGATGTCCACGCCAAATAAATTCGCGCTTCGAATAACGATCTCCGTCAATGATTCCACTTCATAATACTCAAGTCGAAGCGGGACTCCGAAACGGTCACGTAGCGGTGCAGACAATGCCCCTGCACGCGTCGTCGCACCGATCAATGTAAACGGCGGCAGATCTAGTCGTACAGACCGTGCCGTCGGACCTTTTCCAACCATAATATCGAGGCAGAAATCCTCCATCGCTGGATACAGCACTTCTTCAATCGCGCGGTTTAGCCGATGAATTTCATCGATGAACAGGACGTCGCCCGGCTCCAATGAAGATACCACTGCCGCCAAGTCACCCGGACGTTCAATAGCGGGACCGCTCGTCATGCGAACATTCACACCCATTTCATTGCCGATCACCGTAGCGAGCGTCGTCTTTCCAAGCCCAGGAGGACCGTATAACAACACATGATCCAAACTTTCTTCCCGCTTTTTTGCCGCCTCAATAAAAATCGATAAATTATCTTTCGCTTGTTGCTGACCGATATATTGCTGCAATAATTGCGGGCGTAATGATTGTTCAAAACTATCATCAAAATCCGTTGCTTCATTCGTCAGTATGCGTTCATCCATTGGAACCACCTCCATCGTATTAGCCTTGTTTCAATAATAATTTTAACGCCAGACGCATATAGCCTTCTGTATCGAGTTCTTCTTTCTCGAGCTTCGGCTTCACTTTCTTCAGTTCACGATCCGAATAACCAAGCGCAGTCAATGCAAGCATCGCCTCATCGAGCTCATCACTTTCCGCAAGCGTAAGCAACGTGTCTTCCGAATCCGGCAAATCAATTTCTGTAAACAGATCATGAAGTTTGCCTTTTAAATCCAAAATCATTTGACGAGCCGTCTTCTTGCCGACACCTGGAAACTGCACAAGGAACCCTTCATCTTCGCGCTCAATCGCACTCACTACTTGAGAAGGCAAGCCGTTCGCAAGAATTGCGAGCGCGCCTTTAGGACCGATTCCCGAAACGGTAATCAGTTTACGGAACAATTCACGTTGTTCCAGCGTCTTGAAACCGATCAATAACTGCGTATCTTCACGCACATGCAAATACGTGAACACTTGCTGTACCTCTTCTGTTACGTGGAACGCAAATGGATTTGGCGTCATGACTTGCCAACCAATTCCTGATTGCTCCAGCACAACATATTCAGGTGTCACACGTGTCACATAGCCTTTTATGTAATCGTACAAAGTAGTCTCCCCCTAAAGTATACCTGCTATTATAGCATACGAACGGGTTTTCTACTTGTTCAACCTCCAGAAACCTGCATAAAAAAATGGACACATAAAATTCGTGTCCATTCATCCTACTTATACGTGAGCAATTGCTTGTTGTTTCTTATGGAATGCGATGAAATTCTGAACGACAGTATCAAGGAATGCGATCGTCGCTTCATCCGTAATATTCCCTTCTTCATCCATTTTCGTGTGAACCGCTCCGATATATACTTCGTTGCCTGGCAATAAGTTAGGTGCCAATGCTGGGTTAGAAAGAATTTCACGTAAGTGGATCTGCGCTCTTACAGAACCGAATACTCCCATTGATGCTCCTACGATAAAGCCCGTTTTTCCGTGTAACGTAAAGTCGCCGCCACGTGACAACCAATCCAACGCATTTTTCATGGCGCCAGGAATGGAGAAATTATATTCTGGTGCTGCAAATAAAACTGCATCCGAATCTTTCACATCATCTTTAAATGTTTGTACGGCTACAGGTGGTTCACTTTCAATATCAATAGAGAACATTTCTAAATCATTGATAAGAACTGGCGTAATTTCCAATTCTTCTTTATATCGTTTAGCCATGAAATTTACTAACTTTAAATTGTATGAAGTGGAACTCGTACTTCCGATTACTGCTTTTACTCTAATAGTCATTCTGAAGATCTCCCTTATGTTTTAATATCTGCAAGACTTATTATAGCGCTTGCTTATTTTTATTTCTAATGATTTGCTCGACTTTTGAAACCTTCGTTACCGTGTAAACGTATACATACCAAGAGGCTCTACACACATGCTAAAGGAGGAAGAAACGAAATGCGCACGATGATTTATGCAAGTTTTGCTATATCTCTACTACTTGCCGGCTGTAATTCAGTAACAAAAGAACCTGCTGATGAAGTAAAACCACCTGTTGAAACACCAGCCGAAGAAACAACTGACGAAACGACGACGTTGCCGGAACGCGGATCTACAATGGATGTGGTCGTCTCGGTTGAAGGTGAAGACTCCACTATCACGATGGACCTGGTTGAAGGTAGCGATGCATTGTATTCGATGTACATCGATTCCGAACGGTACACGTTTGAGACCGGTGAGAAAGAAGACAAGCTCACCCCGATCGCTGATATGCCTAAAGGGTATCCTGAGGTAAATATGACATTTCTATACGTCGAAAATCAAACGCCAGAAAATGTAAAGGAAGATATGAAACAGGAATACAATATGCCGCTTGAGGAAAAGTCGATTTCTGCATCAATCAACGCCCTTTCCTTGCACGGAACTTCAGGAGAACAATCAGATAGCGAAGTCGTGACGATCTACATGATGGAAGTAGACGGAGGCACATTGCTCATTACGGAAAATTATTTCTTGGAAGCGCAAGAAGGCCATGGCGCACGATTTGAACAGATGCTGGAGACGCTGGAAGTACGTAAATAACCAATGAAAAATGCATTCACATACCTAAAAAGTCCTCATTCGTAATGGAATGAGGACTTAGCTAGTCTATTCGATAGAAGCGTCTATGAACTTGGCGAGATAATATTCGTCAACAAATTCTTCACCGATAAAAGAATGCTTTTTATTTCCCTCGATTAAGACTATTCTCTAAGGAGGGAATAAACGTATGTATCATACGGCTTTCCATCTTGATGCATATAGTTTCTTAAAACTCCCTCTTGTTGAAAGCCTACTTTTCCTAATAACTTATTCGAGGCCTCATTTTCAATAAATACGACTGCACCTATACGAGTTAACCCCATAACATCAAATCCATAGGTAATAACTTCGGAAACTGCTTCTGAGGTATATGCTTTTCTCCATTGTTGCGGGTGAATTTCGTAACCAATTTCTGCTCGTTTATGTTTGGGCAACCAAGCATTAAAGCCAATTGTTCCAATTATACCTTTGTTTTTCTTTAGCTCAATCCCCCATCGTATGCCTCTTTTTTCCCTATAGTTTTTTGAGAATATATCTACGATTTTCTCTGCTTCTACCACACTCTTTAACGTTTCTTGACCGTAAAAACGTGTTACGTCCTCGTTAGTAAAGCAAGCAAAAATGCCTTCCGCGTCTTCATTTGTTAATTCTCTTAATATCAATCTATCTGTTTCTAGTATAGGAAACATATGATTTCTCCCCCCTAAATTAGTTTGTAATATAGGAAAACTTACTTCAGATATAATTATTCCTACAATAAGTCATTCAGCTGAACGACCCTATTCTGGGACACAGCTATGCCGCAAACTAAATACCCGATAATGGGATAGTGGTTACAACCCGTTGATCTGCGCCGCAGCCGGACGCGTGTCCTATGGGCGAGCGGTGAACTACACCCCTTCGCTTCACTCGATCAAACATTATTCCGTAAGCGCCCCGATTATCGAATACTATTCCCGTTTTAAAAAATTGCTTTCACCTTCATCTTCCCCAAATAAAAATCCAAGTCCAATAAAAAAAGTGAATAAATTTACAATTAGTAATAAAACTGACAAATTTTCCTCGTAGTGGATTTACTCTCCCTCTTTTCTAGATGGCAGTAGTATTATCTTCAAAATTTAAATTGACAGGTTCATTGGATAAACCCTCTGTGGGGCTTTGTTCAGTTACTGGGACATTTTCGTCTACAATTTCAAAACCAAGTTCGTCTATCCAAATATGACCAGCTCCATTTAACAACACCCCAAATGCTATTACTTCACTTTTTATTGGAATATCCAATACAACGCTGAAATGATTCCATTCGTTTGTTCCTTTGATTGGTCGATTCATCATATTATCAAAAGCAAGAACCTCTCCGGAAGAATGATCGACTCGCATCCACAAACCCGCACTTTCTTTAACTTCTGTACTCTTCACAAATGCGGAAAACCGAACTCGTTCTCCTCGATATTGATCTGACTTAATTTGTTGCATTAAAGTCGCAAAACTTCTTGCATTTGTATCTTTTGATTTCAAATACGCTGAGTTATTACCGCTATGCACAATCCTAGTATCTAACCCCGTTTCATAATCAAATGGGGATTCCCCTGTCATAATCCAACCGTAGGGTGCGTTACTTTTTGTATTCATATTGAATTCTCCTTTGCTAACTAATTTTCTAAGCAGCTTCCGATAATTTCCTGGTGTCATGTCGTAAACTTTCTTAAAGGCCCTTGTAAAAGATTCTTGCGAATTAAATTGATAAGTCATAGCTATGTCAATCACTCTTTGATCCGTAGTAATTAACTCCCTCGCACTTTGGGTTATTCGCCGTTCTCTTATATATTCAGCAATTGATTTCCCAATAATGTTTCGGAAAATACGTTGAAAATGAAATTTCGAATAACCTACATGTTCAGCCAAAAGGTTGATCTGCAATTCATTAGTCAGATGTTCTTCAATAAAATTTAATGATCTTTGAATAGACTTCTCATGATATTTATAGGACATTTGGTCACCCCTTAACCTTATGACCCCAGTATAACTAAGTATTCTTCAAACAACTTGATTTTTTGTGCTAATGAATAAAGGCACAAACCTAAAATTTAGATTTGTGCCTTCCTCTACAATTTGACCCTATTACTGAGCAGCAATTTCAACAAATAGTGTTGTAACTAATACCAATCCGATACTTCCCTTTTTAATAATAATTACTCCGATATTTAGAATACTTTCTTTAACTAATGCACCCGAGTGCAATATAATCTATTCTCCCAAATTAGATAACCATTTACGAAGTTTCGCTTTAGGATAATACACTTTATTATTTATAAGGACGTATGGTATGTCTGGATATTCTTGAATTAAGCTTTTCGCATCTTCTTTAGAAATCCCCATAAAGTAATGAACATTACTTTCCTTTATCAATTCGTGTTCATCATCATCTTCAAAGAGTTCACTAAGACGGTCTTTAACATCAGGATTTTTAAAGTTTTTAAGCCCATTGCCTATAAAATACCCTGCAGCAGCAATTCCTATAGCAATCCAAATTAAATCAAACTCCATATTGGTAACCCTCCTGATTTTTTATATATTTTATTCAATTAAATGACCCGATTTCGACGCGATACTTATTCAACAACTTGCCCCGACTGTTGGATAGTTTAATTACATACCTTTCTTTTCTTTTTTTGTGCAGCAAGTATTAAACCACCACACACTCCACCACAAATTATAAAAATAATCATTGGAATTATGTCATTAAATACCACTACTCCTGCAACAGTCCATACAACAAGATATGAATAAAACAATGTCCAATTTATTTTCATAGGTTATCTACTCCTCTAAATTTACTATTCCATGAAAGGTCCATATTATTGAATAGTTAATAATCCTAATCAAACCGACTCTCGTAAACGGCCTTTTTGATACCCACTCAAAGATCTCTCACTTCATCTTTATTTATCCTGACCACACTTCCTTAAGATCTGTCCTTTAACTCTATATATGCTATCACCATACATTTGATTGCTTACACTATAGCGTGACAATTCGTTTTCTAGAAAGATACCCATAAAGTAAAATGAATGAGCTAATTTCTACCTCTTTAAACTAGTATATGGAGATAATAGCCAATTTCTCCTCCAATGGAATTTACTACTATTACATATAGGAATTTGTCTTCTAGGTTGAATACGTTTATCAAGTGTAACAAGTTTCATTTTTCCTAATATTTCATGATTCCTTTCTACTCTTGGAAAACACAATGATTCGAGATAAGTAATTCATAATTGGAATTAAAACAACTATCCTTCATGTCTATTTTTAAAAAAATGCATAGAGTCGCTTATTCTAGAACAAAGCGATTACATAAATTAGTAAATTAAAATTTCATTGCATCTCCTTAATAAAAACCAGTCAGTTTGTGTTAGGTATCAGCCACTTCAATACTATAACTACTTCTAATTTTACGTCTATTCAGAAGTATTATTATATCATGTAGGCGGACTATTTAATTTATTCATACAATTAGCTAATAAAAATGTTTTATAGAATTACTTTGCATTTTTTGTCGAATAACACTATCATGTATGAGGGCCAAACACCTATCGACCGATAAGTACATACATAAAGGTCTACCAATACGTTGTAAATACACAATTAATGTAAGAGGAGGGAATTATGTGAGTTTAGCGTCTATCGGAGTACCTGGATTAATAATTATATTAGTCATTATTTTAATTTTATTCGGACCACGAAAATTGCCAGAAATTGGTTCAGCTGTCGGTAAAACACTAGCTGAATTTAAACAAGCAACAAAAGGTATTTTAGAAGAAGACGACAAGAACAAGAAAACTGAATTAGAAAAGTCTGAGTCCATAAAGTAAGGAAATAATGCAATTCAACTTGCCTCGGAAAAGTCGCGGCATTTCATGACAAATGTGAAGGAGGAACTACACTATGACGAATAATAAAAATTCCAATCAAGATACTCAAGATTTAAGTCGAAGAAAGTTTTTGAAAAGTGGCGGTCTTGTCGCTGGTGGACTTTTAGGTGGATCTCTCTTTGGTGGTTTGCTAACAAGTCAGTTCCAAAAAGGAACAAAGGAAGAAACGGCATCGCAAGCTAATAAACCCGTTTCGTTTGATGCACGTACATTTTTCAGTCGAAACGAAGACTTCGCGTTGTTATCGGCTGCTACTGAAAGAATCTTTCCTGAGAATGCAAATGGAATGGGTGCAATTGAATTGGGCGTCCCCTATTTCATTGACCGCCAATGCGCAAGCAACTGGGGAAGAAATGGGAATGACTACATGCACGGTCCTTTCCCATCGGTTGTAAAAACTGATGTGTACCAAGAAGAAAATCGTCCAAAAGACGAAGTCATCACATCGTCTACTGTGGTGAAATTACCGGCTGACACGGCTAACTATCAAACAAAAATGACAAGAGGTACATTTTTCCTTGAAGGGCTTAACGCAATGGAGAAAACTTCACAAGATAAATTTGGTGAGCGGTTTGTGAATCTAGAACCTGAGCAGCAAGATGAAATTTTATCCATGTTTGAAAAAGGTGAAGTGAAGTTCAGTGGTGTAGATTCTTCAGACTTCTTTAGCTTGTTGCGCCAAACGACGATCGAAGGCGTCTATGCAGATCCTGTTTACGGTGGAAATCGTAATATGGAAGCTTGGAGAATGAAAGGATATCCGGGACCGATCATGAGCTTTTTAGATAAAATCGAAGAAGAAGAATTTATTGTAATGGAGCCTTCAAGTTTACGTAACTACCAAGGGCTTTAATTTTAGGAGGACACATAAATGGCTAAAAAATTAGATAAAGTAGACGTGGTAGTCGTTGGTAGTGGTTGGGCTGGCGGAATCGTTTCGGCTGAACTTTCCAAAGCAGGCTATCAAGTCGTCATGTTGGAACGCGGTAAAGATCAAACACGTTCAGATTTTATAGGTGTTAAAGATGAACTTCGTTATACAAACAGACATGAAATGATTGAAAAATTAACAGGCGATACGATTACGTCTCGTGTTTCGATAGGCGATGCTGCACTACCTGTACGCTTGCAAAAAGATATGAACACAGGGACGGACCTTGGTGGCGGAAGTATGCACTGGGCAGGTTCCGTATACCGTTGGCGTTCGTATGACTTCGAAATTCGTTCAAAAACTATCGAACGTTATGGAGAAGGCAAAATTCCAGAAGGCATGCAAATTCGTGACTGGGGAATTACTTATGATGAACTAGAGCCATATTATGCTAAATGGGAACAAACGGCTGGGATTTCAGGAGAACCTGATCCACTTGGTGACAAGAGATCAAATGAGTATCCAAACCCACCTATGCTAGCTTCTCCTGCGATTAAGTTGTTTAAAGAATCGGCAAAAGAGATCGGCTTACACCCTTATCAAATGGCTTCAGGAAACATGTCCCAAACGTATACGAATCCTGATGGTGAAACGTTGAACCAATGTATGTTCTGTTCGTTCTGTACAATGTACGGCTGCGACTTCGGTTCAAAATCAGATCCTCTAGCAACAGTTATTCCGACTGCTCGCAAAACTGGTAACTGTGAAATCAGAACCAATTCACTCGTCCGTAGAGTTATACATAAAGACGGAAAAGCGACAGGCGTTTTATATACGGATACAAGAACAGGACAAGAATTCGAACAACCAGCTGATGTTGTCGTTCTTGCGGCTTTCACTTTCTCCAATAACCGCTTGCTTATGCTATCGGATATCGGCGAAATCTATAACCCAGAAACTAGAAAAGGAACGATTGGCCGTAACTTTACAGGACAATTCAACAGTACGTTCCTAGGAGCAACAGGTTTCTTTAATGACAAGAAATTCAACTACTACATGGGTGCTGGTGGATTAGGTGGCGCGTTGAGTGATTATGACGCAGATCTATTTGACCACACGGATTTAGACTTCATTCATGGTGGCGGAATCGAACTTCGTCAATACGGAGATGGAGCGATTAAGAATAACTTTGTTCCTAAAGGTACACCAACGTGGGGTGAAGAATTTAAAGAGAAATCACTGTTCTATGCTTTCCGCACGTTAACGGTTTGGTACTCAGCAGCCGTTATGCCTTGGTGGCACAACTATATGGACTTAGACCCTACGTATAAAGATGAGTTTGGAGATCCATTATTACGCATCACCAATAAATTAACAGAACAAGATAAGAACATTGCGAAATTCGGTATTGAAAAATGTACTGAAATCGTGGAAGCAATGGGCGCGGACATTATTGACCAGGACGAATTACCAGATCAATTTAACCACGGCTACGACGGTATGCACTATATCGGTGGCGTAGCTATGGGTGAAGACCCAGAAACGTCTGCAGTCAATAACT
This window of the Sporosarcina ureae genome carries:
- the queA gene encoding tRNA preQ1(34) S-adenosylmethionine ribosyltransferase-isomerase QueA → MEVEDFDFDLPEHLIAQTPLLDRTASRLLVMGRDNGTVTHKHFRDLVDELEAGDLLVLNDTKVLPARLIGTKEETGATIEVLLLKETGDDRWETLVKPSKRIKVGTVVTFGDGLLQAECTALGEQGGREFKFSYDGIFYELLDQLGQMPLPPYITETLEDQTRYQTVFAKERGSAAAPTAGLHFTDEILDALREKGVQIAFITLHVGLGTFRPVSVDSIEDHTMHAEYYVMTEETAALVRETKANGGNVVAVGTTSTRTLETIASENNGEVVAASGWTSIFIYPGYEFKAIDGLVTNFHLPKSTLLMLLSAFAGRDHVMHAYEQAVKEQYRFFSFGDAMFIRPATRKERG
- the ruvB gene encoding Holliday junction branch migration DNA helicase RuvB produces the protein MDERILTNEATDFDDSFEQSLRPQLLQQYIGQQQAKDNLSIFIEAAKKREESLDHVLLYGPPGLGKTTLATVIGNEMGVNVRMTSGPAIERPGDLAAVVSSLEPGDVLFIDEIHRLNRAIEEVLYPAMEDFCLDIMVGKGPTARSVRLDLPPFTLIGATTRAGALSAPLRDRFGVPLRLEYYEVESLTEIVIRSANLFGVDIDPQAAVELAKRSRGTPRIANRLLRRVRDYAQVRGNGIITHSIAQEALDMLQVDHHGLDQIDHQLLHSMIERFRGGPVGIDTLAASIGEESVTIEDVYEPYLLQMGFIQRTSRGRMATEKAYEHFGYPLPE
- the ruvA gene encoding Holliday junction branch migration protein RuvA; translated protein: MYDYIKGYVTRVTPEYVVLEQSGIGWQVMTPNPFAFHVTEEVQQVFTYLHVREDTQLLIGFKTLEQRELFRKLITVSGIGPKGALAILANGLPSQVVSAIEREDEGFLVQFPGVGKKTARQMILDLKGKLHDLFTEIDLPDSEDTLLTLAESDELDEAMLALTALGYSDRELKKVKPKLEKEELDTEGYMRLALKLLLKQG
- a CDS encoding NADPH-dependent FMN reductase — protein: MTIRVKAVIGSTSSTSYNLKLVNFMAKRYKEELEITPVLINDLEMFSIDIESEPPVAVQTFKDDVKDSDAVLFAAPEYNFSIPGAMKNALDWLSRGGDFTLHGKTGFIVGASMGVFGSVRAQIHLREILSNPALAPNLLPGNEVYIGAVHTKMDEEGNITDEATIAFLDTVVQNFIAFHKKQQAIAHV
- a CDS encoding GNAT family N-acetyltransferase; the encoded protein is MFPILETDRLILRELTNEDAEGIFACFTNEDVTRFYGQETLKSVVEAEKIVDIFSKNYREKRGIRWGIELKKNKGIIGTIGFNAWLPKHKRAEIGYEIHPQQWRKAYTSEAVSEVITYGFDVMGLTRIGAVVFIENEASNKLLGKVGFQQEGVLRNYMHQDGKPYDTYVYSLLRE
- a CDS encoding helix-turn-helix domain-containing protein → MSYKYHEKSIQRSLNFIEEHLTNELQINLLAEHVGYSKFHFQRIFRNIIGKSIAEYIRERRITQSARELITTDQRVIDIAMTYQFNSQESFTRAFKKVYDMTPGNYRKLLRKLVSKGEFNMNTKSNAPYGWIMTGESPFDYETGLDTRIVHSGNNSAYLKSKDTNARSFATLMQQIKSDQYRGERVRFSAFVKSTEVKESAGLWMRVDHSSGEVLAFDNMMNRPIKGTNEWNHFSVVLDIPIKSEVIAFGVLLNGAGHIWIDELGFEIVDENVPVTEQSPTEGLSNEPVNLNFEDNTTAI
- a CDS encoding DNA-binding protein; amino-acid sequence: MEFDLIWIAIGIAAAGYFIGNGLKNFKNPDVKDRLSELFEDDDEHELIKESNVHYFMGISKEDAKSLIQEYPDIPYVLINNKVYYPKAKLRKWLSNLGE
- the tatA gene encoding twin-arginine translocase TatA/TatE family subunit, with amino-acid sequence MSLASIGVPGLIIILVIILILFGPRKLPEIGSAVGKTLAEFKQATKGILEEDDKNKKTELEKSESIK
- a CDS encoding gluconate 2-dehydrogenase subunit 3 family protein, translating into MTNNKNSNQDTQDLSRRKFLKSGGLVAGGLLGGSLFGGLLTSQFQKGTKEETASQANKPVSFDARTFFSRNEDFALLSAATERIFPENANGMGAIELGVPYFIDRQCASNWGRNGNDYMHGPFPSVVKTDVYQEENRPKDEVITSSTVVKLPADTANYQTKMTRGTFFLEGLNAMEKTSQDKFGERFVNLEPEQQDEILSMFEKGEVKFSGVDSSDFFSLLRQTTIEGVYADPVYGGNRNMEAWRMKGYPGPIMSFLDKIEEEEFIVMEPSSLRNYQGL
- a CDS encoding GMC family oxidoreductase, translating into MAKKLDKVDVVVVGSGWAGGIVSAELSKAGYQVVMLERGKDQTRSDFIGVKDELRYTNRHEMIEKLTGDTITSRVSIGDAALPVRLQKDMNTGTDLGGGSMHWAGSVYRWRSYDFEIRSKTIERYGEGKIPEGMQIRDWGITYDELEPYYAKWEQTAGISGEPDPLGDKRSNEYPNPPMLASPAIKLFKESAKEIGLHPYQMASGNMSQTYTNPDGETLNQCMFCSFCTMYGCDFGSKSDPLATVIPTARKTGNCEIRTNSLVRRVIHKDGKATGVLYTDTRTGQEFEQPADVVVLAAFTFSNNRLLMLSDIGEIYNPETRKGTIGRNFTGQFNSTFLGATGFFNDKKFNYYMGAGGLGGALSDYDADLFDHTDLDFIHGGGIELRQYGDGAIKNNFVPKGTPTWGEEFKEKSLFYAFRTLTVWYSAAVMPWWHNYMDLDPTYKDEFGDPLLRITNKLTEQDKNIAKFGIEKCTEIVEAMGADIIDQDELPDQFNHGYDGMHYIGGVAMGEDPETSAVNNYLQLWEMENLFVVGGSALPHFSSHHPTPTIGALSYRAAEGIEKYLKEKGGLLTKPKSSVNA